One genomic region from Jilunia laotingensis encodes:
- the folE gene encoding GTP cyclohydrolase I FolE, which yields MLGKEEIVSPNLEELKSHYHSIITLLGEDAEREGLLKTPERVAKAMLSLTKGYHMDPHEVLRSAKFKEEYSQMVIVKDIDFFSLCEHHMLPFYGKAHVAYIPNGYITGLSKIARVVDIFSHRLQVQERMTLQIKECIQETLNPLGVMVVVEAKHMCMQMRGVEKQNSITTTSDFTGAFNQAKTREEFMDLINR from the coding sequence ATGTTAGGAAAAGAAGAAATAGTCTCTCCAAATCTGGAGGAATTGAAAAGCCATTATCACAGTATTATTACCTTATTGGGCGAGGATGCCGAAAGAGAAGGTTTGTTGAAGACTCCGGAAAGGGTGGCAAAAGCGATGCTGAGTCTGACCAAAGGTTATCATATGGACCCGCATGAAGTGCTTCGTTCGGCCAAGTTCAAGGAAGAATATAGCCAGATGGTGATTGTCAAGGACATTGATTTCTTTTCTCTTTGTGAACATCACATGCTTCCGTTTTACGGAAAGGCGCATGTAGCTTACATTCCCAATGGTTATATCACCGGTTTGAGCAAGATTGCCCGCGTGGTCGATATCTTCTCTCATCGTCTGCAAGTACAAGAACGAATGACTTTGCAAATCAAGGAATGTATTCAAGAAACGCTGAACCCGCTGGGGGTCATGGTCGTAGTAGAAGCTAAACATATGTGTATGCAGATGCGGGGTGTGGAGAAGCAAAATTCCATTACGACTACTTCCGACTTTACAGGTGCTTTCAATCAGGCAAAAACTCGGGAAGAGTTTATGGATTTGATTAATCGATGA
- the dnaG gene encoding DNA primase: MIDQPTIDRIIDAAQIVDVVSEFVTLKKRGVNYVGLCPFHSDKTPSFYVSPAKGLCKCFACGKGGNAVHFIMEHEQMTYPEALKFLAKKYNIEIKERELTSEEKMVQSERESMFIVNNFARDYFQNILHNHVDGRSIGMAYLRQRGFRDDIIEKFQLGYCTESHDALSQEALRKGYKKEYLVKTGLCYETDDHRLRDRFWGRVIFPVHTLSGKVVAFGGRVLSSQTKGVKVKYVNSPESEIYHKSNELYGIYFAKQAMVKQDRCFLVEGYTDVISMHQSGVENVVASSGTALTPGQIRLIHRFTNNITVLYDGDMAGIKASIRGIDMLLEEGMNIKVCLLPDGDDPDSFARKHNATEFQQFIQEHETDFLRFKTSLLLEDAGKDPIKRAELINSLVQSISVIPEAIVRDVYIKECGQLLHVEDKLLVSEVAKRREALAEKANKPTYNNTPDATAEVPGSDLAGNAVPPPFPPEEGENLDTYQSYIPQEGKEGQEFYKYERLIIQAVVRYGEKIMCNVEDEEGKEVPISVIEYVINDLKEDDLALHNPVHRRILSEAASHIHDSGFVTERYFIAHPDPAISAVATELASDRYQLSKFHSKTQKIITDEERLFELVPILMINFKNAIVAAELKHIMYALQDPAIAEDDEKCAALMQRHKDMKEIEKLMAKRLGDRVVLR, translated from the coding sequence ATGATAGACCAGCCCACCATAGACCGCATTATCGATGCCGCACAGATTGTAGATGTCGTATCGGAATTCGTCACGCTGAAAAAGCGCGGGGTGAACTATGTCGGACTGTGCCCTTTCCATAGCGACAAAACTCCTTCGTTCTACGTCTCGCCCGCCAAAGGGCTATGCAAATGTTTCGCCTGCGGAAAAGGAGGAAATGCCGTGCATTTCATCATGGAGCATGAGCAGATGACGTATCCCGAAGCCCTGAAATTCCTGGCGAAGAAATACAACATCGAAATCAAGGAACGGGAACTGACCAGCGAAGAAAAGATGGTGCAGAGCGAACGTGAAAGCATGTTCATCGTCAACAACTTCGCCCGCGATTATTTCCAGAACATCCTCCACAATCATGTGGACGGACGCAGCATCGGCATGGCTTACCTGCGCCAACGCGGTTTCCGGGACGACATCATCGAGAAGTTCCAATTGGGATATTGCACGGAAAGCCATGATGCCCTCTCACAAGAGGCGCTCCGCAAGGGATACAAAAAGGAGTACCTCGTCAAAACCGGACTTTGTTATGAAACGGATGACCACCGCCTGCGCGACCGTTTCTGGGGGCGTGTCATCTTCCCCGTACATACCCTTTCGGGAAAAGTCGTGGCGTTCGGTGGCCGCGTACTCAGTAGCCAGACCAAAGGGGTCAAGGTGAAGTACGTCAATTCGCCCGAATCGGAAATCTACCATAAAAGTAACGAGTTATACGGCATTTATTTCGCCAAACAAGCGATGGTGAAGCAGGACCGGTGCTTCCTGGTAGAAGGTTATACGGATGTGATATCCATGCACCAGTCAGGGGTGGAAAATGTGGTCGCCTCTTCGGGAACGGCACTCACTCCGGGACAAATCAGGCTGATCCACCGTTTTACGAACAACATCACAGTACTCTATGACGGAGACATGGCGGGCATCAAGGCTTCCATCCGGGGAATAGACATGTTGTTGGAGGAGGGAATGAATATCAAAGTTTGCCTTTTACCGGACGGAGACGATCCCGACTCATTCGCCCGGAAACATAATGCAACGGAGTTCCAACAATTTATCCAGGAACATGAGACGGATTTCCTCCGGTTCAAAACCAGCCTTCTGCTGGAAGATGCCGGTAAGGACCCCATCAAACGGGCGGAACTGATCAACAGCCTCGTACAAAGCATTTCAGTGATCCCTGAAGCCATCGTACGCGATGTTTACATTAAGGAATGCGGGCAATTGCTCCATGTGGAAGATAAATTGCTGGTTTCCGAGGTGGCCAAACGCCGGGAAGCCTTAGCTGAAAAGGCAAATAAGCCGACCTATAATAATACACCCGATGCAACGGCAGAGGTTCCGGGAAGTGACCTGGCGGGAAATGCCGTTCCCCCACCCTTCCCGCCTGAAGAGGGAGAAAACCTCGATACGTACCAGTCATACATCCCGCAGGAAGGCAAAGAGGGACAGGAATTCTACAAATACGAACGGTTGATTATCCAGGCAGTGGTGCGCTACGGAGAGAAAATCATGTGCAATGTGGAAGACGAGGAAGGAAAAGAGGTTCCCATCAGTGTCATCGAATATGTCATCAACGACTTAAAGGAGGATGACCTTGCTCTGCACAATCCAGTTCACCGCCGCATCCTTTCAGAGGCAGCATCGCACATTCACGATTCCGGCTTTGTCACCGAACGATATTTTATCGCTCATCCCGATCCGGCAATCAGCGCAGTAGCTACCGAACTTGCAAGCGACAGGTATCAACTAAGCAAGTTCCATTCCAAAACGCAGAAGATCATCACCGATGAAGAACGCCTCTTCGAATTAGTCCCCATTTTGATGATTAATTTCAAGAACGCCATCGTTGCCGCGGAGCTGAAGCATATCATGTATGCCCTGCAAGACCCAGCCATTGCGGAGGATGACGAGAAATGCGCTGCCCTGATGCAACGCCATAAGGATATGAAAGAGATCGAAAAACTGATGGCAAAGCGGCTGGGAGACAGGGTGGTGTTAAGATAA
- a CDS encoding Rpn family recombination-promoting nuclease/putative transposase — MGNSPRLVRFDWAAKRLLRNKSNFVILEGFLTTLLGEKIRIERILESEGNQDRFEDKFNRVDMLAENSKGELIIIEVQNSSEVDYFHRMLYGTCKAIAEYINQGDPYDQVHKVYSVNIVYFDLGQGEDYVYHGYTVFRGLHNDDVLQLSVAQQQKFIRREAGELFPEYYVLRVNDFDRHAVTPLDEWILFLKTGEIDEHVNAEGLLEARNRLRIDDLDEEERKAYLRHQENVRYQKSLLETKLIEGKLEGKLEGRAEGLAEGLAEGRAEGELETKRTIARNMKTTGVDIAVISQCTGLSVDEIEKLT, encoded by the coding sequence ATGGGTAATAGTCCGCGTTTAGTACGTTTCGACTGGGCTGCCAAGCGGTTGCTCCGTAATAAGTCGAATTTTGTCATACTGGAAGGTTTCCTCACCACGTTGCTGGGTGAGAAAATTCGTATTGAACGTATATTGGAGAGCGAGGGCAATCAGGATCGTTTTGAGGATAAGTTCAACCGGGTGGACATGTTGGCGGAAAACAGCAAGGGGGAACTGATTATTATCGAGGTGCAGAATAGTAGCGAGGTGGATTATTTTCACCGGATGCTTTACGGCACTTGCAAAGCGATTGCGGAATATATCAACCAGGGTGACCCTTATGATCAGGTGCATAAAGTGTATTCGGTTAATATAGTCTATTTCGATTTGGGACAAGGGGAAGATTATGTCTATCATGGATATACTGTGTTCCGTGGGCTTCATAACGATGATGTGCTGCAACTTTCCGTTGCCCAGCAGCAAAAGTTTATTCGTCGTGAAGCCGGTGAGCTTTTCCCTGAGTATTATGTGCTGCGCGTGAATGATTTTGACAGACATGCTGTAACACCGCTTGACGAATGGATTCTTTTCCTCAAGACCGGGGAGATAGACGAGCATGTCAATGCCGAAGGATTGCTTGAGGCACGAAACCGTCTTCGCATAGATGACCTGGATGAAGAGGAGCGCAAAGCTTACCTGAGACATCAGGAAAATGTGAGGTATCAGAAAAGTTTGTTGGAAACGAAATTGATCGAAGGTAAGTTGGAAGGAAAATTGGAAGGCCGTGCTGAAGGGCTTGCCGAAGGGCTTGCTGAAGGACGTGCCGAGGGAGAATTGGAAACTAAACGGACGATTGCCCGTAATATGAAAACAACTGGAGTTGACATTGCGGTAATTTCACAGTGTACTGGCTTGTCGGTTGATGAAATTGAAAAACTAACTTAA
- a CDS encoding prephenate dehydrogenase/arogenate dehydrogenase family protein, with translation MRILILGAGKMGSFFTDILSFQHETAVFDVNPHQLRFVYNTYRFTTLDEIKDFEPELVINAATVKYTLDAFRTVLPVLPKDCIISDIASVKTGLKKFYEESGFRYVSSHPMFGPTFASLSNLSSENAIIISEGDHLGKIFFKDLYQTLHLNIFEYTFDEHDETVAYSLSIPFVSTFVFSAVMKHQEAPGTTFKKHMAIAKGLLSEDDYLLQEILFNPRTPAQVENIRTELKNLLEIINNKDAEGMKKYLTKIREKIK, from the coding sequence ATGCGGATATTAATTCTCGGAGCCGGTAAAATGGGCTCCTTCTTTACAGATATACTAAGTTTTCAGCATGAGACGGCTGTTTTTGATGTCAATCCGCACCAGTTGCGTTTTGTATACAACACTTACCGTTTCACTACGTTGGATGAGATCAAAGATTTCGAACCCGAACTGGTTATCAATGCGGCAACCGTTAAATATACGCTGGATGCTTTTCGCACCGTATTGCCGGTATTGCCGAAAGATTGCATCATCAGTGATATCGCCTCCGTGAAAACCGGATTGAAAAAATTCTATGAAGAGAGTGGATTCCGTTATGTCTCCAGTCATCCGATGTTCGGCCCGACCTTTGCCAGCCTCAGCAATCTGAGTAGCGAGAATGCCATCATCATCAGCGAGGGCGACCATCTCGGAAAGATATTCTTCAAGGATCTCTATCAGACGCTGCACCTGAACATTTTTGAGTACACATTCGATGAACATGATGAAACGGTAGCCTATTCGCTTTCGATCCCGTTTGTTTCTACGTTCGTATTTTCCGCCGTAATGAAACATCAGGAGGCCCCGGGAACGACTTTTAAAAAACACATGGCGATTGCCAAAGGATTGCTGAGCGAAGACGATTACCTTTTGCAGGAAATCCTTTTTAATCCCCGTACTCCGGCACAAGTGGAGAATATACGTACCGAGCTGAAGAACTTGCTGGAAATCATCAATAATAAGGATGCGGAAGGGATGAAGAAGTATCTGACGAAAATAAGGGAAAAGATCAAATAA
- a CDS encoding bifunctional 3-deoxy-7-phosphoheptulonate synthase/chorismate mutase type II yields the protein MELESILLPGIEAKRPIVIAGPCSAETEEQVMTTAKELAAKGQKIFRAGIWKPRTKPGGFEGVGVDGLAWLKEVKKETGMYVSTEVATAKHVYECLKAGIDILWVGARTTANPFAVQEIADALKGVDIPVLIKNPVNPDLELWIGALERINNAGLKRLGAIHRGFSSYDKKLYRNLPQWHIPIELRRRLPELPIFCDPSHIGGKRELIAPLCQQAMDLNFDGLIVESHCNPDCAWSDASQQVTPDVLDYILNLLVIRKETQSTENLSLLRKQIDECDDNIIQELAKRMRVAREIGTYKKEHGITVLQAGRYNEILEKRGNQAEQCGMDSEFLVKIFEAIHEESVRQQMEIINNY from the coding sequence ATGGAACTCGAATCTATTTTACTACCGGGCATTGAAGCCAAGCGACCCATTGTCATCGCAGGCCCCTGTAGTGCAGAAACAGAAGAACAGGTAATGACCACTGCCAAGGAACTGGCAGCCAAAGGACAAAAAATATTCCGTGCGGGAATCTGGAAGCCCCGTACCAAACCGGGAGGCTTCGAAGGTGTCGGAGTGGACGGACTTGCCTGGTTGAAAGAGGTGAAGAAGGAAACAGGCATGTACGTTTCCACCGAAGTGGCTACCGCCAAACACGTGTATGAATGCCTGAAGGCCGGCATCGACATCCTTTGGGTAGGTGCCCGCACCACCGCCAACCCGTTTGCCGTCCAGGAAATTGCCGATGCGTTGAAAGGGGTAGATATCCCTGTACTGATCAAGAATCCGGTCAACCCGGACCTGGAACTGTGGATCGGTGCTTTGGAACGTATCAACAACGCTGGTTTGAAACGTCTGGGAGCCATCCACCGGGGGTTCAGTTCGTACGATAAAAAGTTGTACCGCAACCTGCCCCAGTGGCACATTCCTATCGAACTACGCCGCCGCCTTCCGGAACTCCCGATCTTCTGCGACCCCAGTCACATTGGCGGGAAACGCGAATTGATAGCCCCGCTTTGCCAACAGGCAATGGACTTGAATTTCGACGGACTGATCGTAGAAAGCCACTGCAATCCGGACTGCGCATGGAGCGATGCTTCCCAACAGGTAACACCGGACGTGCTGGATTACATTCTGAACCTGCTCGTCATCCGTAAAGAAACGCAGAGTACGGAGAACCTGAGTCTGCTGCGGAAGCAGATCGACGAATGTGACGATAACATCATTCAGGAATTGGCGAAACGTATGCGCGTGGCACGTGAAATCGGAACCTACAAAAAGGAACATGGTATCACCGTCCTTCAAGCCGGACGCTACAACGAGATTCTGGAGAAACGTGGCAACCAAGCCGAACAATGCGGCATGGACAGCGAATTCCTGGTCAAAATATTTGAAGCGATACACGAGGAATCGGTACGCCAACAGATGGAGATAATTAATAATTATTAA
- a CDS encoding pyridoxal phosphate-dependent aminotransferase, whose protein sequence is MQKENQTYNIAPANRLASVSEYYFSRKLKEVAQMNAEGKDVISLGIGSPDMPPSEVTVKTLCSEAQNPDGHGYQPSVGIPELRKSFAGWYKKWYGVELDPANEIQPLIGSKEGILHVTLAFVNPGEQVLVPNPGYPTYTSLSKILGAEIVNYNLKEDEGWLPDFDELERMDLSHVKLMWTNYPNMPTGANATMEMYERLVDFARRKNIVIVNDNPYSFILNDRPLSILSVPGAKECCIEFNSMSKSHNMPGWRIAMLASNATFVQWILKVKSNIDSGMFRAMQLAAAKALEADAEWYEGNNHNYRNRRHLAGEIMQTLGCTYDEKQVGMFLWGKIPASCRDVEELTEKVLHEARVFITPGFIFGSNGARYIRISLCCKDEKLAEALERIKKLPLPAPSVER, encoded by the coding sequence ATGCAGAAGGAAAATCAAACCTATAATATCGCTCCGGCAAACAGGCTGGCAAGCGTAAGCGAATACTACTTTTCAAGAAAGCTGAAAGAAGTGGCACAGATGAATGCCGAAGGAAAAGATGTCATCAGCCTGGGCATCGGCAGTCCTGACATGCCGCCTTCGGAAGTGACGGTCAAGACGCTTTGCAGCGAGGCGCAGAACCCGGACGGGCACGGCTACCAACCTTCCGTCGGCATCCCCGAACTCCGCAAGAGCTTTGCCGGATGGTACAAAAAGTGGTACGGCGTGGAATTGGATCCTGCCAACGAAATTCAACCGTTGATCGGTTCGAAGGAAGGCATCCTGCACGTCACCCTGGCTTTCGTCAATCCGGGCGAACAGGTGTTAGTGCCCAACCCGGGCTATCCGACGTACACCTCGCTCAGCAAAATCCTGGGTGCGGAGATCGTGAACTACAACCTGAAAGAGGATGAAGGTTGGCTGCCGGACTTCGATGAACTGGAACGGATGGATCTGAGCCACGTGAAACTGATGTGGACCAACTATCCGAATATGCCGACAGGTGCCAACGCCACGATGGAGATGTACGAACGCCTGGTAGATTTCGCCCGACGGAAGAACATCGTCATCGTGAACGACAATCCTTACAGTTTCATCCTGAACGATCGTCCGTTGAGCATCCTCAGCGTTCCCGGGGCAAAAGAGTGCTGCATCGAATTCAACTCGATGAGCAAAAGCCATAACATGCCGGGGTGGCGTATCGCGATGCTGGCTTCGAACGCCACGTTTGTTCAGTGGATTCTGAAAGTGAAGAGCAACATCGACAGCGGGATGTTCCGAGCCATGCAACTGGCGGCAGCCAAAGCTTTGGAAGCAGATGCCGAATGGTACGAAGGAAACAATCATAATTACCGGAACCGCCGCCATCTTGCGGGAGAGATCATGCAGACATTAGGATGCACCTACGATGAAAAGCAGGTGGGGATGTTCCTGTGGGGAAAAATCCCCGCATCGTGCCGGGATGTAGAAGAGCTGACGGAGAAAGTGCTGCATGAAGCCCGTGTTTTCATCACCCCGGGATTCATATTCGGAAGCAATGGAGCGAGATACATACGGATTTCACTTTGTTGCAAGGATGAGAAACTGGCGGAGGCATTGGAGAGGATTAAAAAGCTGCCACTCCCTGCACCCTCTGTCGAAAGATGA
- a CDS encoding prephenate dehydratase, producing MKKIAIQGTLGSYHDIAAHKYFEGEEIELICCSTFEDVFQSIRKDSQVIGMLAIENTIAGSLLHNNELLRSSGTQIIGEYKLRISHSFVCLPEEDWDDITEVNSHPIALMQCREFLQQHPQIKVVEGEDTALSAEIIRTENLKGHAAICSRAAAERYGMKVLQEGIETNKHNFTRFLVVADPWQVDEIRRNQSAETNKANIVFTLPHTEGSLSQVLSILSFYNINLTKIQSLPIIGREWEYQFYVDVSFNDYLRYKQSITAISPLTKELKILGEYAEGKSNL from the coding sequence ATGAAAAAGATAGCAATTCAAGGGACACTCGGGTCATACCATGACATCGCCGCGCACAAGTACTTCGAAGGGGAGGAAATAGAGTTAATCTGTTGTTCTACTTTCGAAGATGTGTTCCAGTCCATTCGCAAGGACAGCCAGGTCATCGGTATGCTCGCCATCGAAAATACCATTGCCGGAAGCCTGTTGCACAACAATGAACTATTACGTAGCAGCGGCACACAGATCATCGGTGAATACAAACTACGCATCTCGCACAGCTTCGTTTGCCTGCCCGAGGAGGACTGGGACGATATCACGGAAGTCAACTCCCACCCCATCGCCTTGATGCAATGTCGCGAATTCCTGCAACAACATCCGCAGATAAAGGTAGTCGAAGGCGAAGACACGGCACTAAGTGCAGAAATCATCCGGACAGAGAACCTGAAAGGTCATGCCGCCATCTGTTCGCGGGCTGCCGCCGAACGCTATGGGATGAAAGTGTTGCAGGAAGGCATCGAGACAAACAAACACAACTTCACCCGTTTCCTGGTAGTGGCCGATCCGTGGCAAGTAGATGAGATCAGAAGAAACCAGTCGGCGGAGACCAACAAGGCGAACATCGTATTCACCCTGCCGCATACCGAAGGCAGCCTCTCGCAAGTTCTCTCCATCCTCTCGTTCTACAACATCAACCTGACCAAAATACAGTCACTCCCCATCATCGGGAGGGAATGGGAATATCAGTTTTACGTGGACGTGTCGTTCAACGACTATCTGAGATACAAGCAATCCATCACCGCTATCAGTCCATTGACCAAAGAACTTAAAATATTAGGCGAATATGCAGAAGGAAAATCAAACCTATAA
- a CDS encoding tetratricopeptide repeat protein codes for MPNFFKSFFSGKSDTPENEKQKADQKNFEIFKYDGLRAQRMGRPDYAVKCFTEALAIEEDFETMGYLSQIYIQMTELDKAREILNRMAEMEPTLTSTFLTIANVCYMQEDYESMEAAATKAIELEEGNAMAHYLLGKAMNGAGNDLMTIAHLTKAIVLKDDFTEARLLRAEALLKMNQLSEASEDIDAILAQNPDEEAGILLHGKLKEAEGKPEEAEADYLHVTEMNPFNEQAYLYLGQLFITQKKLSEAIALFDEAIDLNPNFGAAYHERGRAKLLNGDKDGSIEDMKKALELNPKESENLNGQFGNQAEKPSDSVFGGLI; via the coding sequence ATGCCAAACTTCTTTAAATCTTTCTTCTCCGGAAAGTCCGACACACCGGAGAATGAAAAGCAGAAAGCTGATCAAAAGAACTTTGAAATCTTCAAATACGACGGGTTACGTGCGCAACGCATGGGACGGCCGGATTATGCCGTGAAATGTTTTACCGAAGCCCTTGCCATTGAAGAGGATTTTGAAACTATGGGATATCTGAGCCAGATTTACATCCAAATGACTGAATTGGATAAAGCCCGAGAAATACTGAACCGCATGGCTGAAATGGAACCTACACTGACTTCCACTTTCCTTACCATTGCCAACGTCTGCTACATGCAGGAAGATTATGAAAGCATGGAAGCCGCTGCCACAAAAGCCATCGAACTGGAAGAAGGAAACGCCATGGCACATTACCTGCTGGGCAAAGCCATGAATGGAGCGGGCAACGATCTCATGACCATAGCCCACCTGACCAAAGCGATCGTTCTGAAAGATGATTTCACCGAAGCACGCCTGTTGCGTGCAGAAGCATTGCTGAAAATGAATCAACTGAGTGAAGCTTCCGAAGATATAGATGCTATCCTCGCCCAAAATCCGGACGAAGAAGCAGGTATCCTGCTCCACGGAAAACTGAAAGAAGCGGAAGGAAAACCGGAAGAAGCGGAAGCGGATTACCTTCATGTCACCGAAATGAATCCATTCAATGAACAAGCTTATCTCTACTTGGGACAACTTTTCATTACGCAAAAGAAGCTATCCGAAGCTATCGCCCTTTTCGATGAAGCCATCGACCTAAACCCCAATTTCGGAGCTGCCTATCATGAACGAGGACGGGCCAAACTCCTCAACGGAGATAAAGACGGCTCCATAGAGGACATGAAGAAAGCACTCGAACTGAATCCGAAAGAGAGCGAAAACCTGAACGGACAATTCGGCAATCAAGCAGAAAAGCCAAGCGACAGCGTGTTTGGAGGATTGATTTAG
- a CDS encoding RecQ family ATP-dependent DNA helicase: MSYQEILKQYWGYDTFRGIQEKIINSIGEGRDTLGLMPTGGGKSITFQVPALAKEGLCIVITPLIALMKDQVQNLRQRGIKAVAIYSGMTRQEILVALENCIFGDYKFLYISPERLDTEIFKIKLRSMKVSMITVDESHCISQWGYDFRPAYLKIADIRDLLPGIPVLALTATATPEVVKDIQTRLKFKQENVFRMSFERKNLAYIVRPTENKTAELLHILRRMTGSAIVYVRSRRRTKEISELLVNEGITAEFYHAGLDNAVKDLRQRRWQSGESRVMVATNAFGMGIDKPDVRIVIHLDLPDSPEAYFQEAGRAGRDGEKAYAVILHSKSDKATLHRRIPDTFPDKGYIKDVYEHLQYYYQMAMGDGLGCTKEFNLEEFCRKFKHFPVPVDSALKILTQAGYLEYTDEQDNASRILFTLRREELYKLREMGKEAEALIQVILRSYTGLFTDYAYISEDTLSVRTGLTRQQVYNILVMISKRRIIDYIPHKKTPYIIYTRERVELNRLHIPPSVYEERRKRYEARIQAMVEYVTSKTACRSRMLLRYFGEKNLHNCGQCDVCISHRTSDEVSTVTFEALKEKLLHLLKATPLTPAKVEELIETDKEVLTQVIQYLLEEGEIEMRDGMLWDK, encoded by the coding sequence ATGTCTTATCAGGAAATACTCAAACAATACTGGGGATATGACACCTTCCGGGGAATCCAGGAAAAGATCATCAACAGCATTGGAGAAGGACGGGACACGCTGGGACTGATGCCGACAGGAGGTGGTAAATCAATCACCTTCCAAGTTCCGGCTCTCGCCAAAGAAGGCTTGTGCATCGTGATCACCCCACTCATCGCTTTGATGAAAGACCAGGTACAAAATCTTCGTCAACGGGGCATAAAAGCCGTAGCCATCTATTCCGGCATGACCCGGCAGGAAATACTGGTCGCACTGGAAAACTGCATCTTCGGTGACTACAAATTCCTCTATATCTCCCCCGAACGACTGGATACAGAGATATTTAAAATCAAACTTCGTTCCATGAAGGTGAGCATGATCACCGTGGACGAGAGCCATTGCATCTCCCAATGGGGTTACGATTTCCGACCGGCTTACTTAAAGATAGCCGATATCCGCGACCTACTCCCCGGGATTCCTGTACTTGCCTTGACAGCCACAGCCACTCCCGAAGTGGTAAAAGACATCCAAACGCGGTTGAAGTTCAAGCAGGAAAACGTGTTCCGCATGAGCTTTGAACGGAAAAACCTAGCCTACATCGTCCGCCCGACAGAAAACAAAACAGCCGAGCTTCTCCACATCCTCCGCCGGATGACGGGAAGCGCCATCGTCTACGTCCGTAGCCGACGACGTACCAAGGAAATTTCCGAACTGCTGGTCAACGAAGGCATCACAGCCGAGTTTTACCATGCCGGGCTGGACAATGCCGTCAAAGACCTCCGCCAGAGGCGATGGCAATCCGGAGAATCGCGTGTCATGGTGGCAACCAACGCTTTCGGAATGGGAATAGACAAACCGGATGTCCGCATCGTTATCCATTTAGACCTGCCGGACTCTCCCGAAGCCTACTTCCAGGAAGCGGGACGTGCCGGACGTGACGGAGAAAAGGCATATGCCGTCATTCTCCATTCCAAATCGGATAAAGCCACGCTACACAGACGTATTCCCGATACCTTCCCCGACAAAGGCTACATCAAGGACGTCTACGAGCATCTGCAATATTATTACCAGATGGCGATGGGCGATGGACTGGGATGCACCAAGGAATTCAATCTTGAAGAGTTTTGCCGGAAGTTCAAGCACTTTCCCGTTCCGGTAGACAGTGCCCTCAAGATACTTACCCAAGCCGGATACCTGGAATATACCGATGAACAGGACAACGCTTCACGTATCTTGTTCACCCTGCGACGTGAAGAACTTTACAAACTCCGTGAGATGGGAAAAGAAGCGGAAGCCTTGATACAAGTCATCCTCCGTTCTTACACCGGTTTATTCACTGATTACGCTTATATCAGCGAAGATACCCTTTCCGTCCGGACAGGATTGACACGCCAACAAGTCTACAACATTCTCGTAATGATCTCCAAACGCCGGATCATCGACTACATCCCACACAAAAAGACACCTTATATAATATATACGCGCGAGCGCGTGGAATTGAACCGACTGCACATACCACCCTCCGTCTACGAGGAACGCAGGAAACGCTATGAAGCCCGCATACAGGCCATGGTGGAATATGTCACTTCGAAAACAGCTTGCCGAAGCCGGATGCTCCTCCGATACTTCGGTGAAAAGAATCTGCATAACTGCGGCCAATGCGATGTATGCATCAGCCACCGGACCAGCGATGAGGTCTCTACCGTGACTTTCGAAGCATTGAAAGAAAAGTTGCTCCATTTGCTGAAAGCCACCCCCCTCACCCCTGCCAAAGTGGAAGAACTAATAGAAACAGACAAAGAAGTGCTGACACAAGTCATCCAATATCTGTTGGAAGAAGGAGAGATTGAAATGAGGGACGGGATGCTATGGGATAAATAG